A single Anopheles maculipalpis chromosome 3RL, idAnoMacuDA_375_x, whole genome shotgun sequence DNA region contains:
- the LOC126562147 gene encoding E3 ubiquitin-protein ligase parkin: MFDLFGFLRELIGRMLAIFSFGKKKLSNSLSVYVKTNTGSTLSVDLQPHMDIKDVKEMVAPRLGLEPQELKIIFAGRELSDTTTISECDLGQQSIIHVVKSRPIPSVGQKKQLKSTLNGTISEEPSPEEQPTKPLSETMSELTVLDERNGPTATTVRSKAHFFVYCSQCEKVCSGKLRVRCGICGSGAFTVHRDPTCWDDVLKRKRITGHCENFEIPCVENDEGEPPYTEFYFKCAEHSSGGEKDFAAPLSLIKTNHKSIPCIACTDVSETILVFPCLAGHVSCLDCFRQYCVTRLLERQFVEHPAGGYTLRCPAGCENSFIEDVHHFKLLNKEQYERYQRFATEEFVLKNGGVLCPQPGCGMGLLIDEECRRIQCQNGCGYVFCRSCLQGYHIGECFETPTPSTPGNEQGYAIDPQRASEARWDEATKIAIKVTTKPCPQCRTATERDGGCMHMVCTRSGCGFEWCWVCQTPWTRDCMAAHWFG; the protein is encoded by the exons ATGTTCGATCTGTTCGGTTTTCTAAGAGAACTAATAGGCAGGATGTTGGCGATATTTTCCTTCGGCAAAAAGAAGCTCTCCAACTCGCTGAGCGTGTACGTGAAGACGAACACCGGCAGCACGCTGTCCGTCGATCTGCAACCGCACATGGACATTAAGGACGTGAAGGAAATGGTAGCACCACGGCTAGGACTGGAACCGCAGGAGCTAAAGATCATTTTTGCCGGCCGTGAACTATCCGATACGACAACGATCAGT GAATGTGACCTAGGACAGCAGTCAATAATACATGTGGTAAAAAGTAGACCCATCCCATCGGTGGGACagaaaaaacaattgaaatcaACGCTAAATGGAACCATTTCGGAGGAACCTTCACCCGAGGAGCAGCCGACTAAGCCACTGTCGGAGACGATGTCCGAGCTGACTGTGCTGGACGAACGGAACGGTCCGACCGCCACCACAGTACGGAGTAAGGCACACTTTTTCGTGTACTGTTCCCAGTGTGAGAAGGTCTGCAGTGGAAAGTTGCGGGTGCGGTGCGGTATTTGTGGTAGCGGTGCATTCACCGTTCACCGGGACCCTACCTGTTGGGACGATGTGCTGAAAAGAAAGCGCATTACGGGACATTgcgaaaattttgagattccttGTGTG GAAAACGATGAAGGTGAGCCACCGTATACGGAGTTTTACTTCAAATGTGCCGAACATTCGTCGGGCGGGGAGAAGGATTTCGCAGCCCCACTAAGCCTCATCAAAACGAACCACAAAAGCATCCCTTGCATCGCGTGCACTGATGTGAG TGAAACAATTCTGGTCTTCCCATGCTTGGCTGGACACGTGTCCTGTCTGGATTGCTTTCGTCAGTACTGTGTAACACGCTTGCTTGAACGACAGTTCGTGGAGCATCCAGCCGGCGGCTACACGTTGCGATGTCCGGCTGGATGCGAAAATTCCTTCATCGAGGACGTCCACCACTTTAAGCTGCTAAACAAAGAGCAGTACGAGCGATATCAACGGTTCGCTACAGAAGAATTTGTGTTGAAGAATGGTGGCGTGCTCTGTCCACAACCGGGCTGTGGGATGGGGCTGCTGATAGATGAAGAATGTCGTCGCATTCAGTGCCAGAATGGTTGTGGT TACGTTTTCTGTCGCAGCTGTCTGCAAGGCTACCACATTGGCGAGTGTTTCGAAACGCCAACACCTTCAACGCCCGGTAATGAGCAAGGATACGCGATTGATCCACAGCGCGCCTCGGAAGCACGGTGGGACGAGGCAACGAAGATTGCGATCAAGGTAACCACGAAACCTTGCCCTCAGTGTCGCACCGCAACAGAGCGCGATGGTGGTTGTATGCACATGGTTTGCACACGATCGGGCTGCGGGTTTGAATGGTGTTGGGTTTGCCAAACACCATGGACGCGCGATTGTATGGCCGCGCATTGGTTTGGATAG
- the LOC126560895 gene encoding von Willebrand factor-like — protein MKPVTAFACLIVLIFTLQSVLCACPYAHPYPYPFPSHECGLNEEYQECGTACPKNCLEREDRACTLQCVPGCFCKPGFIRETKEGKCIPECECPCFILMLFKNETSTMRSTQAHLFLAVIALTLGTAYLVPDECGPNEYYSDCIPTYQLHCASKWEVDTVFWCLALAMITLTIVYAEKCAPNETFDECGPMKEKYCFPSKKQIAGCFAGCFCSPGYIRQFEGGECIPSSVCPAALP, from the exons ATGAAACCAGTAACAGCGTTCGCTTGTCTGATCGTGTTGATCTTTACGTTACAGAGCGTACTGTGTG CTTGCCCTTATGCACATCCGTACCCGTACCCTTTCCCATCGCATGAATGTGGCCTGAACGAGGAATATCAAGAGTGTGGTACAGCCTGCCCTAAAAACTGTTTGGAACGCGAAGATAGAGCTTGTACGTTGCAGTGTGTGCCAGGGTGCTTCTGTAAGCCCGGTTTCATACGGGAAACTAAGGAAGGCAAATGCATTCCGGAGTGTGAGTGTCCCTGCT TCATTTTGATGCTGTTCAAAAACGAAACTAGTACCATGAGGTCTACCCAagcacatttatttttggCCGTCATAGCCCTTACCCTGGGTACGGCTTACTTAG TCCCAGACGAGTGTGGTCCAAATGAGTATTACAGTGACTGTATACCGACGTATCAGCTTCACTGTGCAAGTAAATGGGAAGTAGATACT GTGTTTTGGTGTTTGGCCCTCGCAATGATTACTCTCACGATCGTTTACGCTG AAAAGTGTGCCCCAAACGAAACATTCGACGAGTGTGGACCTATGAAAGAAAAGTACTGTTTCCCGTCTAAAAAGCAAATCGCCGGATGCTTTGCAGGATGTTTCTGCTCACCCGGATACATCAGACAATTCGAGGGAGGAGAATGTATACCCAGCAGCGTCTGTCCTGCAGCACTTCCTTAG
- the LOC126563409 gene encoding chymotrypsin-elastase inhibitor ixodidin-like, which translates to MYIKYVATVAMVALLLTVSMPSNGEAACAVHPPVCGENEVYKQCGTACPATCDNMDTVQACTKQCVAGCFCVDGYVLNDKGQCVPKCLCPKQYNTY; encoded by the exons atgtaCATCAAATATGTTGCAACTGTTGCAATGGTAGCGTTATTGCTTACCGTCTCAATGCCATCGAATGGTGAAG CTGCCTGTGCCGTACATCCACCGGTGTGTGGTGAGAACGAAGTGTACAAGCAGTGCGGTACGGCATGTCCGGCAACGTGCGACAATATGGATACGGTTCAAGCTTGCACCAAACAGTGTGTGGCCGGTTGCTTCTGCGTGGACGGATACGTACTGAACGATAAGGGACAGTGCGTTCCGAAATGTTTGTGTCCGAAGCAATATAATACGTACTAG
- the LOC126561784 gene encoding mucin-5AC-like, with protein MFEPTAGPSATEKRPNQTDQADNAMDKHLKNLNLDSLIETDIVEYMENLKEKHLESVQTVQGSSDSTVPSQPGSVTPAVVASPPPIARSLPTTDTTTGTVTQTLQTTATQHHTTVTSPPQISFSSSPKKSQSDAPTASTSQQEMQSSSSGSGKSDDSCSEQTGEKPSPTGVTKERLSSSEGDGGSQPEQRYTLSASSANSSPDGTLSPKLEKTKSPKRMKSVEREKSPIRIIKIKSPRNSIDIERHVRIEKSPDRARRASSPSAAGAGGATGKKASEGGILKKKQPNGGGIVGGILKRSSSPSVGSKPSESSDSTASKTDANLSSDYKQYQTATGNRCYLSLSSEYLGVEKDYPHIYQNTREEKVRRAKRSASVGSAERMRSMEGYESSCGYSPNTSFDASSVEGSKKRYSISSERSNNDYRKSYSRSSSPLNVYSRDVSPSRCYARGLSPQTSLTRGLSLSPQSSFKGISPQSSFSRGPSPQRGYNSRGPSPQRSGHTSRGASPMRGGYYRGSTSPHSYGRGLSPQQSYSSRGPSPTRAGYPRGLSPQRRGSRHYSPPKDHHRGGVSPQRFYSRVPSPERHYERPRGPMPIPKSHSRGASPQRTYRLTPSRSIDSSSFLDYDENPNLHYARIEHDRRAYQQQHQQQLQQQHQHHLQQQQYASQPHASCMECIMQDMKPP; from the coding sequence ATGTTTGAACCGACGGCCGGCCCAAGCGCCACCGAAAAGCGACCGAACCAAACCGACCAAGCGGACAATGCGATGGATAAGCATCTCAAGAACCTCAATCTTGACAGTCTGATAGAGACGGACATAGTAGAGTACATGGAGAATCTTAAGGAGAAGCATCTGGAAAGTGTACAGACCGTGCAGGGTAGTAGTGACAGCACAGTTCCCTCACAACCGGGTAGTGTTACACCGGCAGTAGTTGCCTCACCGCCACCGATAGCACGCTCACTTCCGACCACtgacaccaccaccggtaccgTTACACAGACATTACAGACCACAGCCACACAGCACCATACGACCGTTACGTCTCCTCCCCAGATTTCCTTCTCCTCTTCCCCGAAGAAATCCCAATCCGATGCGCCCACCGCATCCACCAGCCAGCAGGAGATGCAATCGTCCAGCTCCGGGTCGGGCAAAAGCGATGACAGCTGCTCGGAGCAGACGGGCGAGAAACCGTCACCTACGGGCGTTACGAAGGAACGGCTTAGCTCGTCCGAGGGTGACGGTGGTTCGCAGCCCGAGCAGCGTTACACGCTGAGTGCATCGTCAGCAAACTCTTCGCCCGATGGTACGCTGAGCCCGAAGCTGGAGAAAACCAAATCGCCCAAGCGCATGAAATCGGTGGAACGTGAAAAGAGCCCAATACGTATCATCAAGATCAAGTCGCCGAGAAATAGCATCGACATCGAGCGGCACGTACGCATCGAGAAGAGCCCGGATAGGGCGAGGCGTGCCTCCAGCCCaagtgctgctggtgctggggGCGCTACGGGTAAGAAAGCATCCGAGGGTGGTATACTGAAGAAGAAGCAACCGAACGGAGGCGGTATCGTTGGTGGAATTTTGAAGCGTTCCTCCAGCCCCTCGGTTGGCAGCAAACCGTCGGAAAGTTCGGATAGTACCGCGTCCAAAACGGACGCCAACCTATCCTCCGACTATAAGCAATATCAAACGGCTACGGGCAATCGGTGCTATCTGTCGCTGTCCAGCGAATATCTCGGCGTCGAGAAGGACTATCCACATATCTATCAGAATACACGCGAAGAGAAGGTGCGCCGTGCGAAGCGCAGTGCGTCCGTTGGCAGCGCGGAACGTATGCGCTCGATGGAGGGCTATGAATCTTCCTGCGGGTATTCGCCAAATACTAGCTTCGACGCTTCCTCGGTTGAGGGTAGCAAGAAGCGATACAGCATCTCCTCCGAACGGTCTAACAATGACTACAGAAAATCGTACAGCCGCTCCAGCTCACCGCTGAACGTGTACAGCCGCGATGTGTCCCCGAGCCGTTGCTATGCGCGCGGTCTCTCGCCACAAACTTCCCTGACCCGTGGGCTTTCCCTATCTCCGCAATCCTCCTTCAAAGGAATCTCCCCCCAGAGCTCATTCAGCCGAGGGCCTTCACCGCAGCGTGGATATAACAGTCGTGGACCATCACCACAGCGCTCTGGTCACACGAGCCGTGGCGCTTCTCCAATGCGTGGTGGCTACTATCGCGGTAGTACCTCACCGCACAGCTACGGGCGTGGCTTATCACCACAGCAAAGCTACAGTAGCCGTGGTCCTTCACCGACCCGTGCTGGATATCCTCGCGGACTGTCCCCCCAGCGTCGAGGAAGCCGCCATTACTCACCGCCGAAAGATCACCACCGGGGTGGAGTATCCCCTCAGCGGTTCTACAGCCGCGTGCCTTCCCCCGAACGGCACTACGAACGACCCCGTGGTCCGATGCCCATCCCGAAAAGTCACAGTCGCGGTGCCTCACCACAGCGCACGTACCGGTTGACGCCTTCGAGGTCGATCGATAGCTCCTCGTTCCTAGATTACGATGAAAATCCAAACCTTCATTATGCTCGCATCGAGCACGATCGGCGCgcctaccagcagcagcaccagcagcaactgcaacagcaacatcagcatcacctgcaacagcagcagtacgctTCCCAGCCGCACGCTTCTTGTATGGAGTGTATCATGCAGGACATGAAGCCTCCATAG